In a genomic window of Candidatus Competibacteraceae bacterium:
- the speA gene encoding biosynthetic arginine decarboxylase yields the protein MNDERQPPPTWTVAQAREVYNTARWGGGYFDIDEAGRVRARSPRWPSHPGVDLAVLAEDARALGYGLPVLVRFSHILHDRVDTLCDAFTAAIAELNYQGRYTAVYPIKVNQQRRVVGEIVRHGGARVGLEAGSKPELLAVLALSPSGGVVVCNGYKDREYIRLALIGRQLGLNLFIVIEKLSELGLIIEEASRLGVAPQLGMRVRLASIGAGNWQNTGGEKSKFGLSASQVLEAMRRLRERGMLEQLVLLHAHLGSQIANIHDIRRGLQEVGRYYADLWRLGARLQWVDVGGGLGVDYEGTGSRGACSMNYSVREYANNVVHALWEACVEASLPHPQLISESGRALTAHHALLITEVIDHEPMPGGQLPPAPGAGDPLLLHQFWKAYQSVSRGSAVEAYHNAAHWLAEARDLYLHGVLRLEQRARAEQLYFAICRKLRPLLNPTARAHRELLDQLNDKLAEKLFLNFSVFQSTPDVWALEQIFPILPLQGLNEAPASRAVLQDLTCDSDGCIERYADREGVESTLPLPPYQAGEPYLLGIFLLGAYQEILGDMHNLFGDTASINVELIESGHRLVEPAQGDTVADLLRYLRFEPEALLAAYREKIEAAALDPDRRRAHLAELASGLAGSTYLEP from the coding sequence CGGTCGCCGCGCTGGCCGAGCCATCCGGGGGTCGATCTGGCGGTTTTGGCCGAAGACGCGCGCGCTTTGGGCTACGGCTTGCCGGTGCTGGTCCGCTTCAGCCACATCTTGCACGACCGGGTCGATACCCTGTGCGACGCCTTCACCGCCGCCATTGCCGAACTGAATTATCAGGGTCGCTACACCGCCGTCTATCCGATCAAGGTCAACCAGCAGCGGCGGGTGGTTGGCGAGATCGTCCGGCACGGCGGCGCGCGGGTCGGGCTGGAAGCGGGCAGCAAGCCGGAGCTGCTGGCGGTGCTGGCCTTGTCGCCATCCGGCGGCGTGGTGGTCTGCAACGGCTATAAAGATCGGGAATACATCCGGCTGGCTCTGATCGGCCGGCAGTTGGGGCTCAACCTGTTCATCGTCATCGAAAAACTCTCCGAATTAGGATTGATCATCGAGGAAGCCAGCCGGCTTGGCGTCGCGCCGCAACTGGGAATGCGGGTGCGGCTGGCGTCCATCGGAGCCGGCAACTGGCAGAACACCGGCGGCGAGAAATCCAAGTTCGGCTTGTCGGCCAGTCAGGTGCTGGAGGCGATGCGGCGGTTGCGCGAACGGGGAATGCTGGAGCAGTTGGTATTGCTGCACGCGCATCTGGGCTCGCAGATCGCCAACATCCATGACATCCGGCGCGGCTTGCAAGAAGTGGGACGCTATTACGCCGATCTGTGGCGCTTGGGCGCTCGCCTGCAATGGGTGGATGTCGGCGGCGGTTTGGGGGTGGATTACGAGGGTACCGGCTCGCGCGGCGCTTGCTCGATGAACTACAGCGTGCGGGAATACGCCAACAACGTCGTGCACGCGCTGTGGGAAGCCTGCGTCGAAGCGAGCTTGCCGCATCCACAGCTCATCAGCGAATCCGGTCGGGCGCTGACCGCCCACCACGCGCTGCTGATCACCGAAGTCATCGACCACGAACCGATGCCTGGCGGTCAGTTGCCGCCCGCGCCGGGCGCTGGCGATCCGCTGCTGCTGCATCAGTTTTGGAAGGCCTATCAGAGCGTCTCGCGCGGCTCGGCGGTCGAGGCTTATCACAATGCCGCTCACTGGCTGGCGGAGGCGCGGGACTTGTACCTGCACGGCGTGTTGCGGTTGGAGCAGCGGGCCCGCGCCGAGCAACTCTATTTCGCCATTTGCCGCAAGCTGCGACCGTTATTGAATCCCACCGCCCGCGCGCATCGCGAATTGCTGGACCAACTGAACGATAAATTGGCGGAAAAGCTGTTCCTGAATTTTTCGGTCTTTCAATCGACGCCGGATGTCTGGGCGCTGGAGCAAATTTTCCCGATCTTGCCGCTGCAAGGGTTGAACGAAGCGCCGGCCAGCCGAGCGGTGCTCCAGGATCTGACCTGCGATTCCGACGGCTGTATCGAGCGCTACGCCGACCGCGAAGGAGTGGAGAGCACGTTGCCGCTGCCGCCGTATCAGGCCGGCGAACCGTATTTGCTGGGGATTTTTTTGCTGGGAGCCTATCAAGAGATTCTTGGCGATATGCACAATCTGTTCGGCGATACGGCTTCGATCAACGTGGAGCTGATTGAAAGTGGCCATCGCCTGGTCGAGCCGGCGCAGGGCGATACGGTAGCCGACCTGTTGCGCTACCTGCGTTTCGAGCCGGAAGCACTGCTGGCGGCCTATCGCGAAAAGATCGAGGCCGCCGCGCTCGATCCAGACCGACGGCGGGCTCATCTGGCGGAGCTGGCCAGCGGGCTGGCCGGCTCCACTTATCTGGAGCCCTGA